The following proteins are encoded in a genomic region of Pyrus communis chromosome 11, drPyrComm1.1, whole genome shotgun sequence:
- the LOC137707778 gene encoding YTH domain-containing protein ECT4-like isoform X6, which translates to MSQKMRGYENGTGEWDEYSPYINTEGLEINSPGVYNENPSLVFHSGYGYNPQMPYGPYSPVTTPMPSVGGDAQLYSPQQYPFSGPPYYQQLGHPSMQYITSPTTVSQPELTTLVNIDQQGDNMLFGPRPGYHPPVGSFGRGNFPGNTGSQGFHDLQQGFDGFRSGGLWSDWPKPSDRHRSLTPFLPSVSPQPIGPLGSFGQNIGMASQQQRLMYGFGSGSNSYNRGYMPSGFNQGSGLGSAPFSSIGANNRGFLSLENSKRHVRGSGPICSCNAPVDILCEQNRGPRASKPKSQIMADSCVENTKHNASTTKVLDESFNRPDFVTDYKDAKFFIIKSYSEDNVHKSIKYGVWASTPNGNRKLDAAYREAKEMHGGCPVFLFFSVNASAQFCGVAEMIGPVDFDKSLDYWQQDKWSGQFPVKWHMIKDVPNSQFRHIILENNDNKPVTNSRDTQEVKLEQGIELLNIFKNYETDMSILDDFEFYEDRQKAMQERKARQQASLIAVGVVGENENKSTVQIPSDFIKHMSKSFAQVVCLDEGSQEPTTLSERASPASDGSIGARAKLEDAMPAPVPSTQTR; encoded by the exons ATGTCGCAAAAAATGAGAG GTTATGAAAATGGAACTGGTGAGTGGGACGAATATTCTCCATACATCAACACTGAAGGATTGGAGATTAATTCTCCT GGTGTCTACAATGAGAATCCTTCTTTAGTCTTTCATTCTGGATATGGCTACAATCCACAAATGCCGTACGGTCCTTACTCCCCGGTTACAACACCAATGCCGTCCGTAGGTGGAGATGCACAGTTATATTCTCCCCAGCAATACCCATTTTCGGGACCGCCTTATTATCAGCAGCTTGGTCATCCTAGCATGCAATATATTACCTCACCTACCACAGTGTCACAACCAGAGCTCACCACCTTAGTTAATATCGATCAACAAGGTGACAATATGCTTTTTGGACCAAGGCCTGGTTATCATCCTCCAGTGGGATCTTTTGGTAGAGGCAATTTTCCTGGAAATACTGGTAGTCAGGGTTTTCATGACTTGCAGCAAGGATTTGATGGATTTAGATCTGGAGGCCTTTGGTCAGACTGGCCGAAACCCTCAGACAGGCACAGGTCTTTGACTCCCTTTTTGCCATCAGTATCTCCACAGCCAATTGGCCCATTGGGATCATTTGGGCAGAATATTGGAATG GCTTCTCAACAACAAAGGTTGATGTATGGGTTTGGGTCTGGTTCAAACTCTTATAACAGAGGCTACATGCCCAGTGGTTTTAATCAGGGATCTGGCCTTGGAAGTGCACCATTTTCTAGCATTGGAGCTAACAATCGCGGCTTTCTATCATTAGAAAATAGCAAGCGGCATGTGAGGGGCAGTGGTCCTATATGCAGTTGCAATGCCCCCGTTGATATTCTTTGTGAGCAGAATCGAGGCCCGAGGGCCTCAAAGCCAAAGAGTCAAATCATGGCTGATAGCTGTGTGGAGAACACCAAACATAACGCTTCTACAACCAAGGTCCTTGATGAATCATTCAACAGGCCTGATTTTGTAACAGACTACAAAGATGCTAAGTTCTTCATTATCAAGTCATATAGTGAAGATAATGTTCACAAGAGCATCAAATATGGTGTCTGGGCCAGCACGCCAAATGGTAACAGAAAGTTGGATGCTGCATATCGTGAAGCTAAGGAGATGCATGGTGGCTGCCctgtttttctcttcttttcg GTGAATGCTAGTGCTCAGTTCTGTGGGGTGGCTGAAATGATTGGACCTGTTGATTTTGACAAGAGTCTGGATTACTGGCAGCAAGACAAATGGAGCGGCCAGTTTCCTGTGAAGTGGCATATGATTAAAGACGTTCCCAACAGTCAGTTTCGTCACATCATTCTTGAAAATAATGACAACAAGCCTGTAACCAACAGCCGAGATACTCAAGAG GTAAAATTGGAGCAGGGAATTGAGTTGTTGAATATCTTCAAGAATTATGAAACAGATATGTCGATTCTAGATGATTTCGAATTTTATGAAGACCGGCAGAAAGCAATGCAAGAGCGTAAGGCCAGACAGCAAGCCAGCCTGATTGCGGTTGGTGTGGTTGGAGaaaatgagaacaaaagtaCTGTTCAAATCCCCAGTGATTTCATCAAGCACATGTCCAAGAGTTTTGCTCAAGTCGTCTGCTTGGATGAGGGCAGTCAAGAACCTACTACCCTTTCCGAAAGAGCTAGTCCTGCTTCCGACGGCTCCATTGGTGCCAGAGCAAAACTTGAAGATGCGATGCCAGCTCCTGTTCCTTCCACTCAGACCCGTTAG
- the LOC137707778 gene encoding YTH domain-containing protein ECT4-like isoform X3 yields MAANQPQAPDRTSEEKPAEPDSMKEQVVPHVAKNERSVSPNPSPDAATIGLPREAAGQSGPFGSGGDHTVFPPNVYAPQAQTFYYRGYENGTGEWDEYSPYINTEGLEINSPGVYNENPSLVFHSGYGYNPQMPYGPYSPVTTPMPSVGGDAQLYSPQQYPFSGPPYYQQLGHPSMQYITSPTTVSQPELTTLVNIDQQGDNMLFGPRPGYHPPVGSFGRGNFPGNTGSQGFHDLQQGFDGFRSGGLWSDWPKPSDRHRSLTPFLPSVSPQPIGPLGSFGQNIGMASQQQRLMYGFGSGSNSYNRGYMPSGFNQGSGLGSAPFSSIGANNRGFLSLENSKRHVRGSGPICSCNAPVDILCEQNRGPRASKPKSQIMADSCVENTKHNASTTKVLDESFNRPDFVTDYKDAKFFIIKSYSEDNVHKSIKYGVWASTPNGNRKLDAAYREAKEMHGGCPVFLFFSVNASAQFCGVAEMIGPVDFDKSLDYWQQDKWSGQFPVKWHMIKDVPNSQFRHIILENNDNKPVTNSRDTQEVKLEQGIELLNIFKNYETDMSILDDFEFYEDRQKAMQERKARQQASLIAVGVVGENENKSTVQIPSDFIKHMSKSFAQVVCLDEGSQEPTTLSERASPASDGSIGARAKLEDAMPAPVPSTQTR; encoded by the exons ATGGCGGCAAACCAACCGCAGGCTCCAGATCGTACTTCCG AAGAGAAACCTGCTGAACCAGATAGCATGAAGGAGCAGGTAGTT CCCCATGTCGCAAAAAATGAGAGGTCAGTTTCTCCTAATCCTTCTCCGGATGCTGCCACTATAGGTCTTCCAAGGGAGGCAGCAGGTCAATCGGGTCCTTTTGGTTCAGGTGGAGATCACACTGTTTTTCCACCTAATGTATATGCCCCTCAGGCCCAGACCTTCTACTATAGAG GTTATGAAAATGGAACTGGTGAGTGGGACGAATATTCTCCATACATCAACACTGAAGGATTGGAGATTAATTCTCCT GGTGTCTACAATGAGAATCCTTCTTTAGTCTTTCATTCTGGATATGGCTACAATCCACAAATGCCGTACGGTCCTTACTCCCCGGTTACAACACCAATGCCGTCCGTAGGTGGAGATGCACAGTTATATTCTCCCCAGCAATACCCATTTTCGGGACCGCCTTATTATCAGCAGCTTGGTCATCCTAGCATGCAATATATTACCTCACCTACCACAGTGTCACAACCAGAGCTCACCACCTTAGTTAATATCGATCAACAAGGTGACAATATGCTTTTTGGACCAAGGCCTGGTTATCATCCTCCAGTGGGATCTTTTGGTAGAGGCAATTTTCCTGGAAATACTGGTAGTCAGGGTTTTCATGACTTGCAGCAAGGATTTGATGGATTTAGATCTGGAGGCCTTTGGTCAGACTGGCCGAAACCCTCAGACAGGCACAGGTCTTTGACTCCCTTTTTGCCATCAGTATCTCCACAGCCAATTGGCCCATTGGGATCATTTGGGCAGAATATTGGAATG GCTTCTCAACAACAAAGGTTGATGTATGGGTTTGGGTCTGGTTCAAACTCTTATAACAGAGGCTACATGCCCAGTGGTTTTAATCAGGGATCTGGCCTTGGAAGTGCACCATTTTCTAGCATTGGAGCTAACAATCGCGGCTTTCTATCATTAGAAAATAGCAAGCGGCATGTGAGGGGCAGTGGTCCTATATGCAGTTGCAATGCCCCCGTTGATATTCTTTGTGAGCAGAATCGAGGCCCGAGGGCCTCAAAGCCAAAGAGTCAAATCATGGCTGATAGCTGTGTGGAGAACACCAAACATAACGCTTCTACAACCAAGGTCCTTGATGAATCATTCAACAGGCCTGATTTTGTAACAGACTACAAAGATGCTAAGTTCTTCATTATCAAGTCATATAGTGAAGATAATGTTCACAAGAGCATCAAATATGGTGTCTGGGCCAGCACGCCAAATGGTAACAGAAAGTTGGATGCTGCATATCGTGAAGCTAAGGAGATGCATGGTGGCTGCCctgtttttctcttcttttcg GTGAATGCTAGTGCTCAGTTCTGTGGGGTGGCTGAAATGATTGGACCTGTTGATTTTGACAAGAGTCTGGATTACTGGCAGCAAGACAAATGGAGCGGCCAGTTTCCTGTGAAGTGGCATATGATTAAAGACGTTCCCAACAGTCAGTTTCGTCACATCATTCTTGAAAATAATGACAACAAGCCTGTAACCAACAGCCGAGATACTCAAGAG GTAAAATTGGAGCAGGGAATTGAGTTGTTGAATATCTTCAAGAATTATGAAACAGATATGTCGATTCTAGATGATTTCGAATTTTATGAAGACCGGCAGAAAGCAATGCAAGAGCGTAAGGCCAGACAGCAAGCCAGCCTGATTGCGGTTGGTGTGGTTGGAGaaaatgagaacaaaagtaCTGTTCAAATCCCCAGTGATTTCATCAAGCACATGTCCAAGAGTTTTGCTCAAGTCGTCTGCTTGGATGAGGGCAGTCAAGAACCTACTACCCTTTCCGAAAGAGCTAGTCCTGCTTCCGACGGCTCCATTGGTGCCAGAGCAAAACTTGAAGATGCGATGCCAGCTCCTGTTCCTTCCACTCAGACCCGTTAG
- the LOC137707778 gene encoding YTH domain-containing protein ECT4-like isoform X2, which yields MAANQPQAPDRTSDSTKSLSILIMDAEEKPAEPDSMKEQPHVAKNERSVSPNPSPDAATIGLPREAAGQSGPFGSGGDHTVFPPNVYAPQAQTFYYRGYENGTGEWDEYSPYINTEGLEINSPGVYNENPSLVFHSGYGYNPQMPYGPYSPVTTPMPSVGGDAQLYSPQQYPFSGPPYYQQLGHPSMQYITSPTTVSQPELTTLVNIDQQGDNMLFGPRPGYHPPVGSFGRGNFPGNTGSQGFHDLQQGFDGFRSGGLWSDWPKPSDRHRSLTPFLPSVSPQPIGPLGSFGQNIGMASQQQRLMYGFGSGSNSYNRGYMPSGFNQGSGLGSAPFSSIGANNRGFLSLENSKRHVRGSGPICSCNAPVDILCEQNRGPRASKPKSQIMADSCVENTKHNASTTKVLDESFNRPDFVTDYKDAKFFIIKSYSEDNVHKSIKYGVWASTPNGNRKLDAAYREAKEMHGGCPVFLFFSVNASAQFCGVAEMIGPVDFDKSLDYWQQDKWSGQFPVKWHMIKDVPNSQFRHIILENNDNKPVTNSRDTQEVKLEQGIELLNIFKNYETDMSILDDFEFYEDRQKAMQERKARQQASLIAVGVVGENENKSTVQIPSDFIKHMSKSFAQVVCLDEGSQEPTTLSERASPASDGSIGARAKLEDAMPAPVPSTQTR from the exons ATGGCGGCAAACCAACCGCAGGCTCCAGATCGTACTTCCG ACTCTACTAAGTCACTGAGCATACTGATCATGGATGCAGAAGAGAAACCTGCTGAACCAGATAGCATGAAGGAGCAG CCCCATGTCGCAAAAAATGAGAGGTCAGTTTCTCCTAATCCTTCTCCGGATGCTGCCACTATAGGTCTTCCAAGGGAGGCAGCAGGTCAATCGGGTCCTTTTGGTTCAGGTGGAGATCACACTGTTTTTCCACCTAATGTATATGCCCCTCAGGCCCAGACCTTCTACTATAGAG GTTATGAAAATGGAACTGGTGAGTGGGACGAATATTCTCCATACATCAACACTGAAGGATTGGAGATTAATTCTCCT GGTGTCTACAATGAGAATCCTTCTTTAGTCTTTCATTCTGGATATGGCTACAATCCACAAATGCCGTACGGTCCTTACTCCCCGGTTACAACACCAATGCCGTCCGTAGGTGGAGATGCACAGTTATATTCTCCCCAGCAATACCCATTTTCGGGACCGCCTTATTATCAGCAGCTTGGTCATCCTAGCATGCAATATATTACCTCACCTACCACAGTGTCACAACCAGAGCTCACCACCTTAGTTAATATCGATCAACAAGGTGACAATATGCTTTTTGGACCAAGGCCTGGTTATCATCCTCCAGTGGGATCTTTTGGTAGAGGCAATTTTCCTGGAAATACTGGTAGTCAGGGTTTTCATGACTTGCAGCAAGGATTTGATGGATTTAGATCTGGAGGCCTTTGGTCAGACTGGCCGAAACCCTCAGACAGGCACAGGTCTTTGACTCCCTTTTTGCCATCAGTATCTCCACAGCCAATTGGCCCATTGGGATCATTTGGGCAGAATATTGGAATG GCTTCTCAACAACAAAGGTTGATGTATGGGTTTGGGTCTGGTTCAAACTCTTATAACAGAGGCTACATGCCCAGTGGTTTTAATCAGGGATCTGGCCTTGGAAGTGCACCATTTTCTAGCATTGGAGCTAACAATCGCGGCTTTCTATCATTAGAAAATAGCAAGCGGCATGTGAGGGGCAGTGGTCCTATATGCAGTTGCAATGCCCCCGTTGATATTCTTTGTGAGCAGAATCGAGGCCCGAGGGCCTCAAAGCCAAAGAGTCAAATCATGGCTGATAGCTGTGTGGAGAACACCAAACATAACGCTTCTACAACCAAGGTCCTTGATGAATCATTCAACAGGCCTGATTTTGTAACAGACTACAAAGATGCTAAGTTCTTCATTATCAAGTCATATAGTGAAGATAATGTTCACAAGAGCATCAAATATGGTGTCTGGGCCAGCACGCCAAATGGTAACAGAAAGTTGGATGCTGCATATCGTGAAGCTAAGGAGATGCATGGTGGCTGCCctgtttttctcttcttttcg GTGAATGCTAGTGCTCAGTTCTGTGGGGTGGCTGAAATGATTGGACCTGTTGATTTTGACAAGAGTCTGGATTACTGGCAGCAAGACAAATGGAGCGGCCAGTTTCCTGTGAAGTGGCATATGATTAAAGACGTTCCCAACAGTCAGTTTCGTCACATCATTCTTGAAAATAATGACAACAAGCCTGTAACCAACAGCCGAGATACTCAAGAG GTAAAATTGGAGCAGGGAATTGAGTTGTTGAATATCTTCAAGAATTATGAAACAGATATGTCGATTCTAGATGATTTCGAATTTTATGAAGACCGGCAGAAAGCAATGCAAGAGCGTAAGGCCAGACAGCAAGCCAGCCTGATTGCGGTTGGTGTGGTTGGAGaaaatgagaacaaaagtaCTGTTCAAATCCCCAGTGATTTCATCAAGCACATGTCCAAGAGTTTTGCTCAAGTCGTCTGCTTGGATGAGGGCAGTCAAGAACCTACTACCCTTTCCGAAAGAGCTAGTCCTGCTTCCGACGGCTCCATTGGTGCCAGAGCAAAACTTGAAGATGCGATGCCAGCTCCTGTTCCTTCCACTCAGACCCGTTAG
- the LOC137707778 gene encoding YTH domain-containing protein ECT4-like isoform X1, which yields MAANQPQAPDRTSDSTKSLSILIMDAEEKPAEPDSMKEQVVPHVAKNERSVSPNPSPDAATIGLPREAAGQSGPFGSGGDHTVFPPNVYAPQAQTFYYRGYENGTGEWDEYSPYINTEGLEINSPGVYNENPSLVFHSGYGYNPQMPYGPYSPVTTPMPSVGGDAQLYSPQQYPFSGPPYYQQLGHPSMQYITSPTTVSQPELTTLVNIDQQGDNMLFGPRPGYHPPVGSFGRGNFPGNTGSQGFHDLQQGFDGFRSGGLWSDWPKPSDRHRSLTPFLPSVSPQPIGPLGSFGQNIGMASQQQRLMYGFGSGSNSYNRGYMPSGFNQGSGLGSAPFSSIGANNRGFLSLENSKRHVRGSGPICSCNAPVDILCEQNRGPRASKPKSQIMADSCVENTKHNASTTKVLDESFNRPDFVTDYKDAKFFIIKSYSEDNVHKSIKYGVWASTPNGNRKLDAAYREAKEMHGGCPVFLFFSVNASAQFCGVAEMIGPVDFDKSLDYWQQDKWSGQFPVKWHMIKDVPNSQFRHIILENNDNKPVTNSRDTQEVKLEQGIELLNIFKNYETDMSILDDFEFYEDRQKAMQERKARQQASLIAVGVVGENENKSTVQIPSDFIKHMSKSFAQVVCLDEGSQEPTTLSERASPASDGSIGARAKLEDAMPAPVPSTQTR from the exons ATGGCGGCAAACCAACCGCAGGCTCCAGATCGTACTTCCG ACTCTACTAAGTCACTGAGCATACTGATCATGGATGCAGAAGAGAAACCTGCTGAACCAGATAGCATGAAGGAGCAGGTAGTT CCCCATGTCGCAAAAAATGAGAGGTCAGTTTCTCCTAATCCTTCTCCGGATGCTGCCACTATAGGTCTTCCAAGGGAGGCAGCAGGTCAATCGGGTCCTTTTGGTTCAGGTGGAGATCACACTGTTTTTCCACCTAATGTATATGCCCCTCAGGCCCAGACCTTCTACTATAGAG GTTATGAAAATGGAACTGGTGAGTGGGACGAATATTCTCCATACATCAACACTGAAGGATTGGAGATTAATTCTCCT GGTGTCTACAATGAGAATCCTTCTTTAGTCTTTCATTCTGGATATGGCTACAATCCACAAATGCCGTACGGTCCTTACTCCCCGGTTACAACACCAATGCCGTCCGTAGGTGGAGATGCACAGTTATATTCTCCCCAGCAATACCCATTTTCGGGACCGCCTTATTATCAGCAGCTTGGTCATCCTAGCATGCAATATATTACCTCACCTACCACAGTGTCACAACCAGAGCTCACCACCTTAGTTAATATCGATCAACAAGGTGACAATATGCTTTTTGGACCAAGGCCTGGTTATCATCCTCCAGTGGGATCTTTTGGTAGAGGCAATTTTCCTGGAAATACTGGTAGTCAGGGTTTTCATGACTTGCAGCAAGGATTTGATGGATTTAGATCTGGAGGCCTTTGGTCAGACTGGCCGAAACCCTCAGACAGGCACAGGTCTTTGACTCCCTTTTTGCCATCAGTATCTCCACAGCCAATTGGCCCATTGGGATCATTTGGGCAGAATATTGGAATG GCTTCTCAACAACAAAGGTTGATGTATGGGTTTGGGTCTGGTTCAAACTCTTATAACAGAGGCTACATGCCCAGTGGTTTTAATCAGGGATCTGGCCTTGGAAGTGCACCATTTTCTAGCATTGGAGCTAACAATCGCGGCTTTCTATCATTAGAAAATAGCAAGCGGCATGTGAGGGGCAGTGGTCCTATATGCAGTTGCAATGCCCCCGTTGATATTCTTTGTGAGCAGAATCGAGGCCCGAGGGCCTCAAAGCCAAAGAGTCAAATCATGGCTGATAGCTGTGTGGAGAACACCAAACATAACGCTTCTACAACCAAGGTCCTTGATGAATCATTCAACAGGCCTGATTTTGTAACAGACTACAAAGATGCTAAGTTCTTCATTATCAAGTCATATAGTGAAGATAATGTTCACAAGAGCATCAAATATGGTGTCTGGGCCAGCACGCCAAATGGTAACAGAAAGTTGGATGCTGCATATCGTGAAGCTAAGGAGATGCATGGTGGCTGCCctgtttttctcttcttttcg GTGAATGCTAGTGCTCAGTTCTGTGGGGTGGCTGAAATGATTGGACCTGTTGATTTTGACAAGAGTCTGGATTACTGGCAGCAAGACAAATGGAGCGGCCAGTTTCCTGTGAAGTGGCATATGATTAAAGACGTTCCCAACAGTCAGTTTCGTCACATCATTCTTGAAAATAATGACAACAAGCCTGTAACCAACAGCCGAGATACTCAAGAG GTAAAATTGGAGCAGGGAATTGAGTTGTTGAATATCTTCAAGAATTATGAAACAGATATGTCGATTCTAGATGATTTCGAATTTTATGAAGACCGGCAGAAAGCAATGCAAGAGCGTAAGGCCAGACAGCAAGCCAGCCTGATTGCGGTTGGTGTGGTTGGAGaaaatgagaacaaaagtaCTGTTCAAATCCCCAGTGATTTCATCAAGCACATGTCCAAGAGTTTTGCTCAAGTCGTCTGCTTGGATGAGGGCAGTCAAGAACCTACTACCCTTTCCGAAAGAGCTAGTCCTGCTTCCGACGGCTCCATTGGTGCCAGAGCAAAACTTGAAGATGCGATGCCAGCTCCTGTTCCTTCCACTCAGACCCGTTAG
- the LOC137707778 gene encoding YTH domain-containing protein ECT4-like isoform X5 — MAANQPQAPDRTSGYENGTGEWDEYSPYINTEGLEINSPGVYNENPSLVFHSGYGYNPQMPYGPYSPVTTPMPSVGGDAQLYSPQQYPFSGPPYYQQLGHPSMQYITSPTTVSQPELTTLVNIDQQGDNMLFGPRPGYHPPVGSFGRGNFPGNTGSQGFHDLQQGFDGFRSGGLWSDWPKPSDRHRSLTPFLPSVSPQPIGPLGSFGQNIGMASQQQRLMYGFGSGSNSYNRGYMPSGFNQGSGLGSAPFSSIGANNRGFLSLENSKRHVRGSGPICSCNAPVDILCEQNRGPRASKPKSQIMADSCVENTKHNASTTKVLDESFNRPDFVTDYKDAKFFIIKSYSEDNVHKSIKYGVWASTPNGNRKLDAAYREAKEMHGGCPVFLFFSVNASAQFCGVAEMIGPVDFDKSLDYWQQDKWSGQFPVKWHMIKDVPNSQFRHIILENNDNKPVTNSRDTQEVKLEQGIELLNIFKNYETDMSILDDFEFYEDRQKAMQERKARQQASLIAVGVVGENENKSTVQIPSDFIKHMSKSFAQVVCLDEGSQEPTTLSERASPASDGSIGARAKLEDAMPAPVPSTQTR, encoded by the exons ATGGCGGCAAACCAACCGCAGGCTCCAGATCGTACTTCCG GTTATGAAAATGGAACTGGTGAGTGGGACGAATATTCTCCATACATCAACACTGAAGGATTGGAGATTAATTCTCCT GGTGTCTACAATGAGAATCCTTCTTTAGTCTTTCATTCTGGATATGGCTACAATCCACAAATGCCGTACGGTCCTTACTCCCCGGTTACAACACCAATGCCGTCCGTAGGTGGAGATGCACAGTTATATTCTCCCCAGCAATACCCATTTTCGGGACCGCCTTATTATCAGCAGCTTGGTCATCCTAGCATGCAATATATTACCTCACCTACCACAGTGTCACAACCAGAGCTCACCACCTTAGTTAATATCGATCAACAAGGTGACAATATGCTTTTTGGACCAAGGCCTGGTTATCATCCTCCAGTGGGATCTTTTGGTAGAGGCAATTTTCCTGGAAATACTGGTAGTCAGGGTTTTCATGACTTGCAGCAAGGATTTGATGGATTTAGATCTGGAGGCCTTTGGTCAGACTGGCCGAAACCCTCAGACAGGCACAGGTCTTTGACTCCCTTTTTGCCATCAGTATCTCCACAGCCAATTGGCCCATTGGGATCATTTGGGCAGAATATTGGAATG GCTTCTCAACAACAAAGGTTGATGTATGGGTTTGGGTCTGGTTCAAACTCTTATAACAGAGGCTACATGCCCAGTGGTTTTAATCAGGGATCTGGCCTTGGAAGTGCACCATTTTCTAGCATTGGAGCTAACAATCGCGGCTTTCTATCATTAGAAAATAGCAAGCGGCATGTGAGGGGCAGTGGTCCTATATGCAGTTGCAATGCCCCCGTTGATATTCTTTGTGAGCAGAATCGAGGCCCGAGGGCCTCAAAGCCAAAGAGTCAAATCATGGCTGATAGCTGTGTGGAGAACACCAAACATAACGCTTCTACAACCAAGGTCCTTGATGAATCATTCAACAGGCCTGATTTTGTAACAGACTACAAAGATGCTAAGTTCTTCATTATCAAGTCATATAGTGAAGATAATGTTCACAAGAGCATCAAATATGGTGTCTGGGCCAGCACGCCAAATGGTAACAGAAAGTTGGATGCTGCATATCGTGAAGCTAAGGAGATGCATGGTGGCTGCCctgtttttctcttcttttcg GTGAATGCTAGTGCTCAGTTCTGTGGGGTGGCTGAAATGATTGGACCTGTTGATTTTGACAAGAGTCTGGATTACTGGCAGCAAGACAAATGGAGCGGCCAGTTTCCTGTGAAGTGGCATATGATTAAAGACGTTCCCAACAGTCAGTTTCGTCACATCATTCTTGAAAATAATGACAACAAGCCTGTAACCAACAGCCGAGATACTCAAGAG GTAAAATTGGAGCAGGGAATTGAGTTGTTGAATATCTTCAAGAATTATGAAACAGATATGTCGATTCTAGATGATTTCGAATTTTATGAAGACCGGCAGAAAGCAATGCAAGAGCGTAAGGCCAGACAGCAAGCCAGCCTGATTGCGGTTGGTGTGGTTGGAGaaaatgagaacaaaagtaCTGTTCAAATCCCCAGTGATTTCATCAAGCACATGTCCAAGAGTTTTGCTCAAGTCGTCTGCTTGGATGAGGGCAGTCAAGAACCTACTACCCTTTCCGAAAGAGCTAGTCCTGCTTCCGACGGCTCCATTGGTGCCAGAGCAAAACTTGAAGATGCGATGCCAGCTCCTGTTCCTTCCACTCAGACCCGTTAG